The genomic interval TATCTTCGGCAGCATAACTTTTAAGAGGAGCATTTGCAGAAACAATCGCGTCTGAAGTCATTACTGGTTCAGATATTGATCGAACAACTTCCATATTTGGAGCTATAGTTTCCTGAACAGCTACTTTTTCTTTGTTTTTAGTTTGATTTTCTAAAATTTTAACTGCTTCTTCATTCGAAACAATTCCAGAATCTGATGACGGATTTGTATTTTTTTGATCTAAAATAGGTTTTTCAGATTGTTCTTTTTCCGTTTCCTGAATAACCAATTTTGGAGATTCGGTTACGGCATTTTTATCAGAGTGCAAAAATTGAAAACCTATAGAAATCAGTAAAAGAAGAGAAGCAGCAACAGCAATTTTTTTCCATAGCGCTATTGTTTTTTTGTCTTCTTTTTTGTCTAGTTTTTCTTCAACGCGCGACCAGACTTTTTCCATTCCGGGAAAGTCTTTAAACTCCGCATTTTGCGAAGCTTCTTTTATTTTATCGAATAATTTATCTTGATTGTCCATGACTATTTTGCTTTTTGATAATACAGTTTATTAACCAGTTCTTTCAATTTGGTCTTAGCGGCATTCAATTGTGATTTTGAGGTGCCTTCGGAGATCTTCAGCATTTCGGCTATTTCTTTATGTCCATAACCTTCAATAACAAAAAGGTTGAAAACAGTTTTACAGCCGTCTGGAATATGGTTTAATAAATTAAGTAAATCTTCTTCTTCTAACGTGTTTAATTCGTCGACAGAAGGCTGCGAAAGCAATTTCACATCGTCGAGATACATATTAAAGTTGGTTGCTTTTCTAATGGTCGCCAAACAATGATTAACCGTTATTCTTTTGGCCCAAGCTTCAAAAGCATAAGCTTCTTTTAACTGATCTAGTTTGGTGAAAATAGTGAAGAATGCATCGGCAAGAGCTTCTTCAATTTCTTCTTCCTTTTTTAAATATCTTTTGCAAAGGCGGTACAACTTAGGCGCCATGTATTCGTACACCTCGCGCTGGGCATCGCGGTGCATTTTTTTACAGTTTGCTATTTGAGTCTCGTTTATCACAATTGTTGTCTTTCTTATATAGAGAGATAAAAAGATAAAAAGGTTGGGAAGGTTGAAAAAAAAATATTTTTTTTTAAAGGTTCAGAGTTGCAAAGAAACAAAGTTACAAAGGTTTTTACTGTCGAGACGCACTGCAGTGCATCTTGCGTTATGTAATTATCCGGAAACTTGTCATTCCGAGGAACGAGGAATCTTCGCAAGTAGCTCGACAAAGATTGACGATTATGCATGAGGAGTTTCTTGTGGAGATTCCTCGTTCCTCGGAATGACAAAAATGAGGAATTATTTATTCTGAGAAAGTCTTTATTTAACAGGCAACGTCAATTTATAAATCTTAGTTTCTAAAACTTCCGTATCATTATCTTCACAAAGTAAAAACTCAATTTTATTGTTTTCTTTTTTGTAGAAAGTCAAACCTTCAAATTTATTGGTTGCAGTGATTTTTTGCGTAAAATCGATTTTCATGGTTTTAAGATCAATTCTACCGATAAAACTTCCTAAGATTTCGCCATCGTCATAAGTCGATTTGGTATCTTCTGCGGTAGAAAGAAAATAGATTTTATCGTCTACTAAAACGGCATCGGTAAAACTTGAACGAACGCCTTTTATTTTTGGCAATTTGTAATTAACAGAAATTAAAGCAAATTCTTCGTCTAGTTTTTTAGCATGAATGGTAAAAATGGTGTTTTTGTTAGAAACGCCATTTCCTCGATTAAATAAATACCAGTTTTCGCCGTCGAAAATCGCGCCTTCTAAATTGAAATCTTCTGGTTTTATTTCGCCAAAACTTTGCATTAAAGCATATAAATCGACTAAATTGTTTTTCTTTGAAACGGCTTTGTTTTTAAGATCAAATTCAATCATTTTATTTCGGTTTTCGGTAGAACCCGAACCAAAAACATAAAGCGTATCGTTATGGTGCGTCAAAGATTCAAAATCTGGTTTTAGGTTTTTTGGAATATTTTGCGTTGGATTATCAATTAAAGCGTGCTGGTTCAATTGCTGATTCTGCATATTGTATTCGTATAAGAATCCGCTGTTGTCGCCAATTACGTAAAGTGCATCGTTGTTATAAAATAATCCTGATGCCGAACCGATTCCGATGATTTGAAATAATATTTCTAAGGTGAATTTTTCCATGAATGTTGTTTTGAAAAGCTATGAATAGCAGTTTCTATAGTTATCCTAATTCGTAAAATTACTATATTTATAATATAAAATTTGAAAATATGAAGTCAATAGATCCAAAAGATTTTAAAGTTACAGATAAAGTAAAATTAAAGAACCTTCCAACTTTATTGAATATCGACGCTGACGATGATGAAAAGGAAGATAAACTAGACAAAGTAAAAGATAAACTGAGCGATTTGCAGGATATCATGTATGCGCACAATAAATATTCGGTTTTGATTTGCCTTCAAGGAATGGATACTTCTGGAAAAGACAGTTTGGTTCGTGAAGTTTTTAAAGAATTTAATCCGCGTGGAGTAGTGGTACATAGTTTTAAAACGCCAAATTCAACCGAATTGGAACATGATTATTTGTGGCGTCATTATATTGCGCTTCCAGAAAAAGGGAAATTTGCGATTTTTAATAGAACGCATTATGAAAATGTTTTGGTGACGCGCGTACATCCTGAATTTATTTTGGCTGAGAATTTACCAGGAATTAATTCGGTTGACGATATAAAACCTAAATTCTGGGAAAAGAGAATTGATCAAATCAATAATTTTGAAAAACACATTGCTGAAAACGGAACTATAGTTATGAAGTTCTTTTTGCATTTGAGTAAAGACGAACAAAAAAGCCGTTTATTACGCCGTCTAGAAGAAGGAAAGCATAATTGGAAGTTTTCGCCTGGAGATTTGAAAGAACGCGAACATTGGGATGAATATCAAAAATATTATGAAGAAGCCATCAATCAGACTTCTAAAGAACATGCGCCTTGGTACATTATTCCAGCCGACGATAAAGATATGGCGCGTTATATTGTAGCGAAGATAATTTGGGAAGAAATGAAGCAATATACCGATATTCAGGTTCCGCCTTTAGATAAAGAAATTCTAGATAATTTTGATGTTTATAAAAAGACTTTGGAGAAAAGTTAAATTAGATAATGTGTCAATTTGATAATTAGATAATTTTTCAAGCCCGACAAGTTTTTAAAACCTGTCGGGCTTGTTTTTAATTGGTTTGTGATTTCAATTTTATAAAATAAAAAAACCGACAGACTATGCGATCTGTCGGTTTTTATCCAAAAACAAAATAATAAATTAAACCTATTTTTTATAGTTTAAAACCATAAGCAACACGCAATGCTACTTGATTGGTTCTAAAATCGTGGTAATCTTCGTAACGTACACTCAAGTCGATATACTTGTTAGCATATCCAATTCCTGGCGCCCATAAAAAAGTAGTGTTATTGTACCCGTTTGTTACGGCAAAACCAGCACCAACTTCTCCTAATACATAAAATTGATCTTTTAACACAAAGGCTTTAAAACCTGCTTTAGCCGGAATAAATCCTA from Flavobacterium sp. YJ01 carries:
- a CDS encoding sigma-70 family RNA polymerase sigma factor; its protein translation is MHRDAQREVYEYMAPKLYRLCKRYLKKEEEIEEALADAFFTIFTKLDQLKEAYAFEAWAKRITVNHCLATIRKATNFNMYLDDVKLLSQPSVDELNTLEEEDLLNLLNHIPDGCKTVFNLFVIEGYGHKEIAEMLKISEGTSKSQLNAAKTKLKELVNKLYYQKAK
- a CDS encoding PPK2 family polyphosphate kinase — encoded protein: MKSIDPKDFKVTDKVKLKNLPTLLNIDADDDEKEDKLDKVKDKLSDLQDIMYAHNKYSVLICLQGMDTSGKDSLVREVFKEFNPRGVVVHSFKTPNSTELEHDYLWRHYIALPEKGKFAIFNRTHYENVLVTRVHPEFILAENLPGINSVDDIKPKFWEKRIDQINNFEKHIAENGTIVMKFFLHLSKDEQKSRLLRRLEEGKHNWKFSPGDLKEREHWDEYQKYYEEAINQTSKEHAPWYIIPADDKDMARYIVAKIIWEEMKQYTDIQVPPLDKEILDNFDVYKKTLEKS